One window from the genome of Deinococcus sp. NW-56 encodes:
- a CDS encoding protein kinase produces MRLPERALAVLAGGWRRGWRGAGRAGGAGRGHPRAGTGALVAAALLLTGAPLVVSGGAAAAFRRRPVRVQRTDRAAPPRSATPLPDLHFQDYEVLERVGIGGMGSVYRAQRRSDGRTVALKVPQDKYLADTKFVRRFYREAEVLKRFNHPGIVRVYDFRMEDPEHYIAMEFLDGESLETLMDRERLPFEQGVQVVRALADALRHIHMQNVIHRDIKPANVMVLKGAFRDGRLREGGIKLMDFGIAVGKVLTRLTMTGARVGTPIYMAPEQAKGGRVDARSDVYSLGLLAYELATGQTAFKGSYEAVVHQQVFEAPKPPKQVRLEVPGKLSDLILHMIEKDPAQRPGLDEVIARIDAGVLEDETFTDPWALALGVEERRGTLRLLDLSGKLRLSLRDGPGSASLATGQEPAAPSLPAAPRALAADDAGHLYAAVLDYGRAGTAGLIRQLAPDGTELRSFGRYGLGEGELLDPVSLAWAGGQLYVLDGEALRVNVYGPAGEFRGSFGGRGTGPGAFEAPRTVAATPGGEVLVLDPGRREVGRFSPTGEYRGRYAFRLDRSSEALRELEGLAAGADGTVYIVDGVARKVRRIDPGGTPGGAFALEGLVGEPASAPWLLHPGPEGQLYAVRQGGQMLRTFSAAGDLLSTRDMYTPVLALTLLPRPQGGGQA; encoded by the coding sequence GTGCGGCTGCCCGAGCGGGCGCTGGCGGTGCTGGCGGGGGGCTGGCGACGGGGCTGGCGGGGGGCTGGCCGCGCTGGCGGTGCTGGCCGGGGGCACCCCCGAGCGGGCACAGGGGCACTGGTCGCGGCGGCGCTGCTGCTGACCGGGGCGCCGCTGGTGGTCTCGGGCGGGGCGGCGGCCGCCTTCCGGCGGCGCCCGGTGCGGGTGCAGCGCACCGACCGCGCCGCCCCGCCGCGCTCGGCCACGCCACTGCCCGACCTGCACTTTCAGGACTACGAGGTGCTCGAACGGGTCGGCATCGGCGGAATGGGCAGTGTCTACCGCGCCCAGCGGCGCTCGGACGGGCGCACGGTGGCGCTCAAGGTCCCCCAGGACAAGTACCTCGCGGACACCAAGTTCGTGCGCCGCTTCTACCGGGAAGCCGAGGTCCTCAAGCGCTTCAACCACCCCGGCATCGTCCGCGTCTACGACTTCCGGATGGAGGACCCCGAGCACTACATCGCCATGGAGTTTCTCGACGGCGAGAGCCTGGAAACGTTGATGGACCGTGAGCGGCTCCCCTTCGAGCAGGGCGTGCAGGTCGTGCGTGCGCTCGCGGACGCCCTGCGGCACATCCACATGCAGAACGTGATCCACCGCGACATCAAGCCCGCCAACGTGATGGTTCTCAAGGGGGCCTTCCGCGACGGGCGGCTGCGCGAGGGCGGCATCAAGCTGATGGACTTCGGAATCGCGGTGGGCAAGGTGCTGACGCGCCTCACCATGACGGGAGCGCGGGTGGGCACGCCGATCTATATGGCCCCCGAGCAGGCCAAGGGGGGCCGGGTGGACGCCCGCAGCGACGTGTACTCGCTGGGCCTGCTGGCCTACGAACTCGCCACCGGCCAGACCGCCTTCAAGGGGAGTTACGAGGCGGTCGTCCACCAGCAGGTCTTCGAGGCCCCCAAGCCCCCCAAGCAGGTGCGGCTGGAGGTGCCCGGCAAGCTCAGCGACCTGATCCTGCACATGATCGAGAAAGACCCCGCCCAGCGCCCTGGCCTCGACGAGGTGATCGCCCGCATCGACGCCGGGGTGCTGGAGGACGAGACCTTTACCGACCCCTGGGCGCTGGCACTCGGCGTGGAGGAACGCCGGGGCACCCTGCGGCTGCTCGACCTCTCGGGCAAGCTGCGCCTCAGCCTGCGCGACGGCCCCGGCAGCGCCTCGCTGGCGACCGGGCAGGAACCGGCCGCCCCCAGCCTCCCCGCCGCGCCCCGGGCGCTCGCCGCCGACGACGCGGGGCACCTCTATGCCGCCGTCCTCGACTACGGCCGGGCGGGCACGGCGGGCCTGATCCGGCAGCTTGCCCCCGACGGCACGGAGCTGCGGAGCTTCGGGCGCTACGGGCTGGGCGAGGGCGAACTGCTCGATCCGGTCAGCCTCGCCTGGGCCGGGGGGCAGCTCTACGTTCTCGACGGCGAGGCGCTGCGGGTCAACGTGTATGGCCCGGCGGGGGAGTTCCGGGGCTCCTTCGGCGGGCGCGGCACCGGGCCGGGCGCCTTCGAGGCCCCGCGCACGGTGGCCGCGACGCCGGGGGGCGAGGTGCTCGTGCTGGACCCCGGACGGCGCGAGGTGGGCCGCTTTTCCCCCACGGGCGAGTATCGGGGCCGCTACGCCTTTCGCCTCGACCGCAGTTCCGAAGCCCTGCGCGAGCTGGAAGGGCTGGCGGCCGGAGCCGACGGGACCGTCTATATCGTGGACGGGGTGGCCCGCAAGGTCCGGCGCATCGACCCTGGCGGCACCCCGGGCGGCGCCTTTGCCCTGGAGGGCCTGGTGGGCGAACCCGCCTCTGCCCCGTGGCTGCTGCACCCCGGCCCGGAGGGGCAGCTCTACGCCGTGCGGCAGGGCGGGCAGATGCTGCGGACCTTCAGCGCGGCGGGCGACCTACTCTCCACCCGCGACATGTATACCCCGGTCCTCGCGCTGACCCTGCTGCCCCGACCCCAGGGTGGGGGCCAGGCATGA
- a CDS encoding glutaredoxin family protein yields MSRLPPLTLYTRRGCHLCEQAEERLRLLDFAYTPVDVDTDPALRARYGDDVPVLAAGERVLLRGVLSRARLSELKLRLLREAGEGA; encoded by the coding sequence ATGAGCCGCCTGCCCCCCCTGACCCTCTACACCCGCCGGGGCTGCCACCTGTGCGAGCAGGCCGAGGAACGGCTGCGCCTCCTCGACTTCGCTTACACCCCCGTGGACGTGGACACTGACCCTGCCCTGCGTGCCCGCTACGGCGACGACGTGCCCGTGCTCGCGGCCGGGGAGCGGGTGCTGCTCAGGGGCGTCTTGAGCCGCGCCCGCCTGAGCGAGCTGAAGCTGCGGCTGCTGCGGGAGGCGGGCGAGGGGGCGTGA
- the ftsY gene encoding signal recognition particle-docking protein FtsY has translation MSWLDRLRQGLSKTRQQINDTAGDLGTDLRETLTTRLDTVEDLEYALIAADVGRAATEEILSDIRASNKSNLQDALMEALTLQLEPDLRRAQFRQLGFTPDARRTVVDPRGHVVMVVGVNGVGKTTTIAKLGEYYLGRGRSVMFAAGDTFRAAAGAQLGVWGERLGIPVVQGPEGGDPAAVAYDAASARAARGTDLLFVDTAGRLHTKHNLMEELKKVRRVVDKADPGEPADVWLVLDAVTGQNGLAQAKKFHEATPLTGVIVTKLDGTAKGGILVPIVRELGVPIKFIGVGEGAHDLQPFDPQEFVRALFDVDVPRD, from the coding sequence ATGAGTTGGCTAGACCGTCTGCGCCAGGGCCTGAGCAAGACCCGGCAGCAGATCAATGACACCGCCGGGGACCTCGGCACCGACCTCCGCGAGACCCTGACCACCCGCCTCGACACGGTCGAGGACCTCGAATACGCCCTGATCGCCGCCGACGTGGGCCGCGCGGCCACCGAGGAAATCCTCTCGGACATTCGTGCGAGCAACAAATCCAACCTGCAAGACGCGCTGATGGAGGCCTTGACCCTGCAGCTCGAACCCGACCTGCGCCGGGCGCAGTTCCGGCAGCTCGGCTTCACGCCGGACGCCCGCCGCACCGTCGTGGACCCGCGCGGGCACGTGGTCATGGTGGTGGGCGTCAACGGGGTGGGCAAGACGACCACCATCGCCAAGCTGGGCGAGTACTACCTCGGCCGGGGCCGCAGCGTGATGTTCGCCGCCGGGGACACCTTCCGCGCGGCGGCGGGAGCGCAGCTCGGCGTGTGGGGCGAGCGGCTGGGCATCCCGGTCGTGCAGGGGCCGGAGGGCGGGGACCCCGCCGCCGTCGCCTACGACGCGGCTTCGGCGCGGGCCGCGCGGGGCACCGACCTGCTGTTCGTGGACACCGCCGGACGGCTGCACACCAAGCACAACCTGATGGAGGAGCTGAAAAAGGTCCGCCGCGTCGTGGACAAGGCCGACCCCGGCGAGCCCGCCGACGTGTGGCTGGTCCTCGACGCCGTGACCGGGCAAAACGGCCTCGCGCAGGCCAAGAAGTTCCACGAGGCCACGCCGCTCACCGGGGTGATCGTGACCAAGCTCGACGGCACGGCCAAGGGCGGCATCCTGGTGCCCATCGTCCGGGAACTCGGTGTGCCCATCAAGTTCATCGGGGTGGGGGAGGGGGCGCACGACCTCCAGCCCTTCGACCCGCAGGAGTTCGTGCGGGCGCTGTTCGACGTGGACGTGCCGAGGGACTGA